The following is a genomic window from Spiribacter sp. 1M189.
AGCGTTGTGACGTCATCGACGCACTGCGTGGCGGGCTGGGCATGCACGGCGCTTCCGAGGCCGAGGAAGGCGGCGACGGCGAGCCAGAAGCGATGACGGTAGTTGATGCGATGCATGAGACCGGTGCCTTTCCGTGACGCTGATAGCGCTTATCCTCGTGGGGTGCGGGCCGGGACGCAAGGCAGGATTGGAAATTGCCTAACGGCCCATTTGCCGTACTCGTGGAATAGCGCACAATTGGGCGTCCATACGTGAGGAATGCGTCATGGCGGGGATTACAGCAACTGAGGCGCGCAGCAGGCTTTCTCAATTGATTGAGGAGACCGCCGAGTCCCATCAGCCCGTTATTATTACGGGCAAGCGAAACAGCGCCGTCCTGGTTTCCGAAGAAGACTGGTCTGCAATTCAGGAGACACTGTTCCTGCTTTCCATACCCGGTATGCGGGAATCCATTCATGAGGGAATGGATACCCCGGTGCATGGATGCGATGCAGGAGAGCCACTATGA
Proteins encoded in this region:
- a CDS encoding type II toxin-antitoxin system Phd/YefM family antitoxin, which translates into the protein MAGITATEARSRLSQLIEETAESHQPVIITGKRNSAVLVSEEDWSAIQETLFLLSIPGMRESIHEGMDTPVHGCDAGEPL